The Pseudomonas orientalis genome contains a region encoding:
- a CDS encoding cobyrinate a,c-diamide synthase encodes MNQPRHCPAVLIAAPASGQGKTTVTAALARLHRNLGRKVRVFKCGPDFLDPMIHERASGAPVYQLDMWMVGEQESRRLLWEAAGEADLILIEGVMGLFDGTPSSADLARHFGVPVLGVIDGTAMAQTFGALALGLARYQPDLPFAGVLANRVGTLRHAQLLEGSLTEGLRWYGALSRETGIELPSRHLGLVQASELNDLDARLDAAAQALGSSCEVAVPPPVTFAAPAVIAAEPLLAGVRIAVARDEAFAFTYGASLDLLRAMGAQLTFFSPIHDHALPDVDSLYLPGGYPELHHLALAQNTAMLEAIRAHHAAGKPLLAECGGMLYLLDSLTDVDGNRAELLGLLQGDAVMQKKLAALALQSVELPEGTLRGHTYHHSLTSTECEPIARGLSPNGGRGAEAVYRQGRMTASYVHFYFPSNPAAVAALFAPGPDTAIGGKSNRRTAPPTIDRVETPSNVGGGLPPMRP; translated from the coding sequence TTGAATCAGCCCCGTCATTGCCCGGCCGTATTGATCGCCGCACCGGCGTCCGGCCAAGGCAAAACCACGGTCACCGCCGCGTTGGCGCGCTTGCACCGCAACCTGGGGCGCAAGGTCCGCGTATTCAAATGCGGGCCGGACTTCCTTGACCCGATGATTCACGAACGCGCCAGCGGTGCGCCGGTGTATCAGTTGGACATGTGGATGGTCGGCGAGCAGGAAAGTCGTCGCTTGTTGTGGGAAGCGGCGGGGGAGGCCGACCTGATCCTGATCGAAGGCGTGATGGGCCTGTTCGACGGCACCCCGTCCAGCGCCGACCTGGCGCGGCATTTCGGTGTGCCGGTGCTGGGGGTGATCGACGGTACGGCCATGGCGCAGACCTTCGGCGCGCTCGCGTTGGGCCTGGCACGCTACCAGCCGGACCTGCCCTTCGCCGGCGTGCTCGCCAACCGCGTCGGCACGCTGCGCCATGCGCAGTTGCTGGAGGGCAGCCTGACCGAAGGGTTGCGCTGGTACGGCGCGTTGTCGCGCGAAACCGGCATAGAACTGCCCAGCCGGCACCTGGGCCTGGTGCAGGCCAGCGAACTGAATGACCTCGACGCGCGCCTGGACGCCGCCGCCCAAGCCCTGGGCAGCAGTTGCGAAGTGGCCGTGCCGCCGCCGGTGACGTTTGCCGCGCCCGCCGTCATCGCGGCCGAGCCGCTGCTCGCCGGGGTGCGCATTGCGGTAGCCCGTGACGAAGCCTTCGCCTTTACCTACGGCGCCAGCCTCGACCTGCTGCGGGCAATGGGCGCGCAGCTCACATTCTTCTCGCCCATTCACGATCATGCGCTGCCTGACGTCGACAGCCTGTACCTGCCGGGTGGCTATCCGGAATTGCATCACTTGGCGCTGGCGCAAAATACCGCGATGCTTGAGGCAATCCGCGCCCATCACGCCGCCGGCAAGCCATTGCTCGCCGAGTGTGGCGGCATGCTGTACCTGCTCGACTCGCTTACCGATGTCGACGGCAACCGCGCCGAACTGCTCGGCCTGCTGCAGGGCGACGCCGTGATGCAAAAGAAATTGGCGGCCCTGGCGCTGCAAAGCGTGGAGCTGCCCGAGGGCACGTTGCGCGGGCATACCTATCACCACTCCCTGACCAGCACTGAGTGCGAGCCGATCGCCCGCGGGCTCAGCCCCAATGGCGGGCGCGGGGCCGAGGCGGTGTATCGGCAGGGGCGGATGACGGCCTCCTATGTGCACTTTTACTTTCCGTCGAACCCGGCGGCGGTGGCCGCATTGTTTGCGCCAGGTCCCGACACCGCTATCGGGGGCAAGTCGAATCGTCGCACCGCCCCTCCCACAATTGACCGAGTTGAAACCCCATCCAATGTGGGAGGGGGCTTGCCCCCGATGAGGCCATGA
- the bluB gene encoding 5,6-dimethylbenzimidazole synthase, whose translation MTDHAFPEADRQAVYRAIAERRDMRHFSGGSVAPELLQRLLQAAHQAPSVGLMQPWRFIRISDRQLRGRIQQLVEEERIRTAEALGERSDDFMKLKVEGIHDCAEVLVAALMDDRERHIFGRRTLPEMDMASLSCAIQNLWLAARVEGLGMGWVSLFEPQALADLLGLPAGAKPLAVLCLGPVAAFYPAPMLQLEGWTEPRPLSDMLYENLWGVSQ comes from the coding sequence ATGACTGACCACGCCTTCCCCGAGGCCGACCGCCAAGCCGTCTACCGCGCCATCGCCGAGCGCCGCGACATGCGCCATTTCAGCGGCGGCAGCGTCGCGCCTGAATTACTGCAACGCCTGCTCCAGGCCGCCCACCAGGCGCCGAGCGTCGGCCTGATGCAGCCGTGGCGGTTTATCCGCATCAGCGACCGTCAATTGCGGGGCCGGATTCAACAACTGGTGGAAGAAGAACGCATCCGCACCGCCGAGGCCCTGGGCGAGCGTTCCGACGACTTCATGAAGCTCAAGGTCGAAGGCATCCACGACTGCGCAGAGGTGCTGGTGGCGGCACTGATGGACGATCGCGAGCGGCACATCTTTGGCCGGCGCACCTTGCCGGAAATGGACATGGCGTCCTTGTCCTGCGCGATTCAGAACCTGTGGCTGGCCGCCCGCGTCGAGGGCCTGGGCATGGGCTGGGTTTCGTTGTTCGAACCCCAGGCCCTGGCCGACCTGCTGGGCTTGCCGGCGGGCGCCAAACCTCTGGCGGTGCTGTGCCTGGGACCGGTCGCCGCATTCTATCCGGCACCGATGTTGCAACTCGAAGGCTGGACCGAACCTCGGCCATTGAGTGACATGCTGTATGAAAACCTGTGGGGAGTGAGTCAATGA
- the cobU gene encoding bifunctional adenosylcobinamide kinase/adenosylcobinamide-phosphate guanylyltransferase, whose product MYQLILGGARSGKSRLAEKLAVDSGLSVIYIATSQPLDGEMNQRVALHRERRPDHWGLIEEPVELARVLRENAAAGHCLLVDCLTLWLTNLLMLEDAERLAFERDQLLQTLASLPGEIIFVSNETGLGVVPLGELTRRYVDEAGWLHQALAERCQRVVLTVAGLPLTLKGTAL is encoded by the coding sequence ATGTATCAATTGATTCTTGGCGGCGCTCGCTCGGGCAAGAGTCGTCTGGCTGAAAAGCTCGCCGTCGACAGCGGTCTCTCCGTGATTTATATCGCCACCAGCCAGCCGCTGGACGGTGAGATGAATCAGCGCGTTGCCCTGCACCGTGAACGTCGTCCCGATCACTGGGGCCTGATCGAAGAACCCGTCGAGCTGGCGCGTGTGTTGCGCGAAAACGCCGCTGCCGGCCATTGCCTGTTGGTCGACTGCCTGACTTTGTGGCTGACCAATCTGTTGATGCTCGAGGATGCCGAGCGCCTGGCGTTCGAGCGCGATCAGTTGCTGCAAACCCTGGCGTCGCTGCCGGGTGAAATCATTTTTGTCAGCAACGAGACCGGACTGGGTGTCGTGCCGCTGGGCGAATTGACTCGCCGTTATGTGGATGAAGCCGGTTGGCTGCATCAAGCCTTGGCCGAGCGGTGTCAGCGTGTGGTGCTGACGGTGGCCGGCCTGCCCCTGACTTTGAAAGGTACTGCGTTATGA
- the cobD gene encoding threonine-phosphate decarboxylase CobD, which yields MLEHGGRLRKAAIEYGIAEADWLDLSTGLAPWPWPIPEIPVRAWARLPEADDGLEKVASDYYGAAQALPVPGSQAAIQLLPRLRRSGKVGVLSPCYAEHAEAWRRAGYVVREVQEQEVDFFLDGLDVLVVVNPNNPTGLNLAPERLLDWHARLAQRGGWLVVDEAFMDVTPHLSLASHTHQVGLIVLRSFGKFFGLAGVRLGFVLAERKLLKLLAEQVGPWAVSGPTRVIGQHCLRDNAGHTRQRTRCLEAGQRLFDLLERQGFEPHGGCALFQWLITPHAERLHEFMAQRGILLRLFVHNSSVRFGLPDSEADWQRLETALAAYKDAT from the coding sequence ATGCTTGAACATGGTGGTCGGCTGCGTAAGGCCGCAATTGAATACGGGATCGCCGAAGCGGATTGGCTCGATTTGTCCACTGGCCTGGCGCCCTGGCCGTGGCCGATCCCGGAGATTCCTGTGCGCGCCTGGGCGCGGTTACCCGAAGCCGATGACGGCCTGGAGAAAGTGGCCAGCGACTACTACGGCGCCGCCCAAGCGTTGCCGGTGCCAGGCTCCCAGGCCGCGATCCAGTTACTGCCGCGCCTGCGCCGTTCGGGCAAGGTCGGGGTGCTGTCGCCGTGTTATGCCGAGCACGCCGAGGCCTGGCGGCGTGCCGGTTATGTGGTGCGCGAAGTGCAGGAGCAGGAAGTCGACTTCTTTCTCGACGGCCTCGACGTGCTGGTGGTGGTCAACCCCAATAACCCCACCGGCTTGAACCTGGCCCCTGAGCGCCTGCTCGACTGGCATGCGCGGCTGGCCCAACGCGGCGGCTGGCTGGTGGTGGACGAGGCCTTCATGGATGTTACTCCGCACTTGAGCCTGGCCAGCCACACCCATCAGGTCGGCTTGATCGTGTTGCGCTCGTTCGGCAAGTTCTTCGGCCTGGCCGGGGTGCGCCTGGGTTTTGTGCTGGCCGAGCGCAAGTTGCTCAAGTTGTTGGCCGAACAGGTCGGACCGTGGGCGGTCAGCGGGCCCACACGGGTGATTGGCCAGCACTGCCTGCGCGACAACGCCGGGCACACCCGCCAGCGTACCCGTTGCCTCGAGGCCGGCCAGCGACTGTTCGACCTGCTGGAACGTCAAGGCTTTGAACCCCACGGAGGCTGCGCCTTGTTCCAGTGGTTGATCACACCGCATGCCGAACGCTTGCATGAATTCATGGCCCAGCGCGGCATCCTGCTGCGCCTGTTCGTGCACAACAGCAGCGTGCGTTTCGGCCTGCCCGACAGCGAGGCCGACTGGCAGCGCCTCGAGACGGCCCTGGCCGCCTACAAGGACGCGACATGA
- the cobO gene encoding cob(I)yrinic acid a,c-diamide adenosyltransferase, translated as MTDTPDREERHLARMLRKKAVIDERIANSPNECGLLLVLTGNGKGKSSSAFGMLARAMGHGMQCGVVQFIKGRHSTGEELFFRRFPEQVRFHVMGEGFTWETQDRQRDIAAAEAAWAVSRAMLNDPSIGLVVLDELNIALKHGYLDLDQVLSDLQARPPMQHVVVTGRGAKPELIEMGDTVTDMGMLKHAFQAGIKAQKGVEL; from the coding sequence TGACCGATACCCCCGACCGCGAAGAACGCCACCTGGCGCGCATGCTGCGCAAAAAAGCCGTGATCGATGAACGCATCGCCAATTCGCCCAATGAGTGCGGTTTGCTGCTGGTGCTGACCGGCAACGGCAAGGGCAAGAGCAGCTCGGCCTTCGGCATGCTGGCCCGGGCCATGGGCCATGGCATGCAGTGTGGCGTGGTGCAGTTCATCAAGGGGCGTCACAGTACCGGCGAAGAGCTTTTCTTCCGCCGTTTCCCCGAACAAGTGCGCTTCCATGTGATGGGCGAAGGCTTTACCTGGGAAACCCAGGATCGCCAGCGCGATATCGCCGCCGCTGAAGCGGCCTGGGCGGTGTCCAGGGCCATGCTGAATGACCCCTCCATCGGCCTGGTGGTGCTGGACGAACTGAATATCGCCCTCAAGCACGGCTACCTCGACCTGGACCAGGTGCTCAGCGACCTGCAAGCCCGTCCGCCGATGCAGCACGTGGTGGTCACCGGCCGGGGCGCCAAGCCTGAACTGATCGAAATGGGCGACACCGTCACCGACATGGGCATGCTCAAGCACGCGTTCCAGGCCGGTATCAAGGCTCAGAAAGGCGTCGAACTTTGA
- the cbiB gene encoding adenosylcobinamide-phosphate synthase CbiB, whose translation MSVALLCVAAVALDALLGEPRRWHPLVAFGNFAGRIEQRFNTGGRGWRSHGVTAWFIAVVPLTLLATALSWAPYIGWVLEILALYCALGMRSLGEHVSPVAQALRSDDLEEARKRVSYLVSRQTSELDRTEVARAATESVLENGSDAVFAALFWFVVAGVPGVVLYRLSNTLDAMWGYRNERFERFGWAAAKIDDGLNYIPARLVALTYALLGKTRLALRCWRTQGPTWDSPNAGPVMAAGAGALGVELGGAAIYHGEVHQRPPLGEGPPADADAIDRGWQLVQRGVWLWLLILCAGAQFYA comes from the coding sequence ATGAGTGTGGCCTTGCTGTGTGTCGCCGCCGTGGCGCTGGATGCGCTGCTGGGCGAGCCCAGGCGCTGGCATCCGCTGGTGGCGTTCGGCAATTTTGCCGGGCGCATCGAGCAGCGTTTCAACACGGGGGGCCGGGGCTGGCGCAGTCATGGCGTGACTGCATGGTTTATTGCGGTGGTGCCGCTGACCCTGCTGGCCACCGCATTATCCTGGGCGCCTTATATCGGTTGGGTGCTGGAAATCCTGGCGCTGTACTGCGCCTTGGGCATGCGCAGCCTGGGTGAGCATGTCAGCCCGGTCGCCCAGGCCTTGCGCAGCGATGATCTGGAAGAAGCGCGCAAACGCGTGAGCTATCTGGTCAGCCGCCAGACCAGCGAGCTGGATCGCACCGAAGTGGCTCGCGCCGCCACTGAGTCGGTACTCGAAAACGGCAGCGACGCCGTGTTCGCCGCACTGTTCTGGTTTGTGGTCGCCGGCGTGCCGGGCGTGGTGCTCTATCGCCTGAGCAACACCCTCGACGCCATGTGGGGCTATCGCAACGAACGCTTTGAGCGCTTCGGCTGGGCGGCGGCGAAGATCGACGACGGGCTCAACTATATTCCTGCACGTCTGGTGGCATTAACCTACGCGCTGCTGGGCAAGACGCGGCTGGCGCTCAGATGCTGGCGCACCCAGGGGCCGACCTGGGACAGCCCCAACGCCGGCCCGGTGATGGCCGCTGGCGCCGGCGCGTTGGGCGTGGAACTGGGTGGCGCGGCGATCTATCACGGCGAGGTGCACCAGCGCCCGCCGTTGGGCGAAGGCCCGCCGGCCGACGCTGACGCCATCGACCGCGGCTGGCAACTGGTGCAGCGCGGCGTTTGGTTGTGGCTGCTGATCCTGTGCGCGGGGGCGCAATTTTATGCTTGA
- a CDS encoding cobyric acid synthase — protein sequence MSTLMVQGTTSDAGKSTLVTALCRWLVRQGIAVAPFKPQNMALNSAVTAEGGEIGRAQAVQAQAAHLAPHTDMNPVLLKPNSDTGSQVIIHGRAVTSMNAVAYHDYKAIAMQAVLASHTRLSQAYAVVMVEGAGSPAEINLRANDIANMGFAEAVDCPVLLIADINRGGVFAHLVGTLELLSPSEQARVRGFIINRFRGDIALLQPGLDWLEARTGKPVVGVLPYVMDLHLEAEDGIDQRQIDKAAQVLKVVVPVLPRISNHTDFDPLRLHPQVDLQFVGPGQPIPAADLIILPGSKSVRSDLAYLRANGWDTAVARHLRYGGKVLGICGGLQMLGEQVHDPLGLEGAAGSSDGLGLLAFSTTLAQEKQLRNVRGRLLLEDAEVSGYEIHAGVTSGGALSNAAVRLDDGRSDGAQSADGQILGTYLHGLFETPAACSALLRWAGLQEVQEVDYHALRERDIERLADLVEHHLDTDLLRRLCGL from the coding sequence ATGAGTACGCTGATGGTGCAGGGCACCACCTCCGACGCCGGTAAAAGCACGCTGGTGACCGCGCTGTGTCGCTGGCTGGTGCGCCAGGGCATTGCAGTGGCACCGTTCAAGCCGCAGAACATGGCGCTCAACAGCGCGGTGACCGCCGAAGGCGGCGAGATCGGCCGCGCCCAGGCCGTACAGGCCCAGGCCGCCCACCTGGCGCCCCACACCGATATGAACCCGGTGTTGCTCAAGCCCAACAGCGACACCGGTTCTCAAGTGATCATCCATGGCCGCGCCGTGACCAGCATGAATGCGGTCGCCTACCACGACTACAAGGCGATCGCGATGCAGGCGGTGCTGGCCTCCCACACACGGTTGAGCCAGGCCTATGCGGTGGTCATGGTCGAAGGCGCGGGCTCGCCGGCCGAAATCAACCTGCGCGCCAATGACATCGCCAACATGGGCTTCGCCGAGGCCGTGGACTGCCCGGTGCTGTTGATCGCCGATATCAATCGCGGCGGGGTGTTCGCCCATCTGGTCGGCACCCTGGAGTTGTTGTCCCCCAGCGAGCAGGCACGGGTTCGGGGGTTCATCATCAACCGTTTTCGCGGTGATATCGCGCTGCTGCAGCCGGGGCTCGATTGGCTGGAGGCGCGCACCGGCAAGCCGGTGGTGGGTGTGCTGCCCTATGTGATGGACCTGCACCTGGAGGCCGAGGACGGCATCGATCAGCGCCAGATCGACAAGGCCGCCCAGGTGCTCAAGGTGGTGGTGCCGGTGCTGCCGCGCATCAGCAACCACACGGATTTCGATCCGCTGCGCCTGCATCCCCAGGTGGACCTGCAATTCGTCGGGCCGGGCCAGCCGATCCCGGCCGCCGACCTGATCATCTTGCCGGGGTCGAAAAGCGTGCGCAGTGATCTGGCGTATTTGCGTGCCAATGGCTGGGATACGGCAGTGGCGCGGCATTTGCGTTATGGCGGCAAGGTGCTGGGCATTTGTGGCGGGTTGCAGATGCTTGGCGAGCAGGTGCACGACCCGCTCGGTCTGGAAGGAGCCGCCGGCTCCAGCGACGGGTTGGGGCTGCTGGCGTTCAGTACCACGCTTGCGCAGGAGAAGCAGCTGCGCAATGTGCGCGGACGGTTGTTGTTGGAGGATGCCGAGGTCAGTGGGTATGAGATCCATGCGGGGGTGACGAGCGGCGGGGCGCTGTCGAATGCTGCTGTGCGGCTTGATGATGGGCGCAGTGACGGTGCGCAGAGTGCCGATGGGCAGATTCTCGGGACGTACCTGCATGGCTTGTTCGAAACCCCGGCCGCGTGCAGTGCGTTGTTGCGCTGGGCGGGGTTGCAGGAGGTGCAGGAGGTGGATTATCACGCGCTGCGTGAGCGGGATATCGAGCGGTTGGCGGATTTGGTGGAGCACCATCTGGATACGGACTTGTTGCGCAGACTGTGCGGGCTTTGA